The following DNA comes from Meiothermus sp..
GTGTACCAGGTCTTCGAAGACCCCCCGGTTCATCCAGCGGTAGGCTTGCGCCTGAACGATATGGGGGGGTGGGAAGTCGTGGGGCAGGTAGTCCCACTGAGCACCGGTTCGAACCATCCAGCGCAGGGCGTTGAACACTTCGCGCAGGTCGTACTTGCGCTGGGGTGCTTCCAGCGGGGCGAGGGTCAAATAGGGCAGCACCAGAGCCCATTCCTCATCACGGACGTCCGATGGGTAAGCACGGCGGTTCATGCTCTAAACATAACTGCAGTGCCTGATTTGGGTAAGGTGGTTTGTAGATTCTAACCCGGGCCCCCCAGCGGCCCTGGCGGTTGCCCAGCGGGCTGAGGGGCTCGAGGCCATAGGGCAGGCTCAGGCGGGCGACCTCGAGGGGCAGCCGCTCGAGGCCCGCGCTCACATCCAGTTCGCCCTCGCGGTAGAGCGCGTACAGCTCGGTGAGGCCGGCCTCGGCGGTCACCAGGCGGGAAAAGTTCACCCCCGGATCGAGCACCAGTTGAAAGCGCAACGGTTGCAGGTCGTAGCGGGCCTCGAGGTGGGCCCCCAGGCCCCAGCTTGCGCTCGGCGGCAGGTGGCTGAAGACCAAAGCGGTGCTGAAGCGGAGCTCAAGCCGGGTCTCCAGGTTCTGGGCCAGCCCGGGCTGGCAGCCGCAGGCCAGCCACAGCCCCAGCAACCACGCATGGCTAGGCCGCAATCTGCCCATCCTCGAGCCGCACAATCCGGTCTACCCGCTCCAGGAGCCGGGGGTCGTGGGTGCTGAAGACAAAGGTGATGCCCTGCGCGCGGTTGAGGGTGCGCAGGTGCTCGATCAGGGCCAGGCCGGTTTTGGAGTCGAGGTTGGCGGTAGGCTCGTCGGCCAGGATGATTTTGGGCTGGGCGGCCAGGGCGCGGGCCACCGCCACACGCTGCTGCTGCCCTCCGGAAAGCTGGTTGGGCCGGCGATGGGCAAAGTCTTTCATGCCCAGGGTCTCTAGCGCACGCAGGGCCTTTTCCTCGCGGGCCTCCCTGGGCTCACCGCGCAGCTCGAGCACAAAGGCCGCGTTCTCCAGCGCCGTCAGCACCGGAATCAGGTTGTAGGCCTGAAACACGAAGCCCAGGTTCCACAGCCGCAGGTGGGCCAGCCGGGTTTTGGAGAAGCCATCTATGCGAACACCGTCCAGCCAGACCTCGCCCGCGGTGGGCCTGTCCAGGCCCCCCATCAGGTGCAGGAGGGTGCTTTTGCCGCTACCCGAAGGCCCGGCCAGGGCGGTAAACTCGCCCGGCTGTATCTCCAGGTTGACCCCCCGCAGGGCGGGCGTCTCTACAGTGTCCACCTTGTAGATTTTGGATAGCTCCTTGACCTGCAAAACAGGCTTCATCTCCCACCTCTCTAAGCGGTAAAGCGCATGGCTTCCACCGGTTCTAGGCTGGCCGCAACCCTGGCCGGCCACCAGGCCGCCAGCAGGCCGGTAGCCAGGGCAAACCCCAGGGTGATGGGGATGTCCCAGGCCCTGAGGCTCAGATAGATCGTTTCGGGCAGGCCAAACACCCCGCCCACCTCGCCATAGAGGGCCTCGAGCGAGAACCCGCCCGAGAGGGCCGCAATGGAGAGCAGGCCCAGCCCTCCGCCCACCAAAGCGCCGCTCGAGCACAAAAGCAGGCTTTCCAGCACCACCATCCGGGTGACCTGGGCCGGCCCGGCCCCCAGCGCCACAATCACGCCCAGCTCACGGGTGCGCTCGAGCAGGCTCAGGTAGATGGTGTTGAGCACCAGCAGCCCCGCCAGCCCGAAAAACAGCGCGGCGAAAATCAGAACCAGTGGGGTTAGCAGGTCGAAAATCTGGGCGATGGCCGGGCTGGCCTCTTTCCAGCTTTCCAGGCGCAGGCCCGGCCCCAGTTGCTGGGCTAGCTGGGCCTGGATGGGCCCAAGCTGGGCATCCTGGGTATAGCGGGTGAAGGGAAAGTGCAGCTCGATGCGGGTGGCGCTGCCCGGCGCGGCCAGCTCCTGGGCAGCCGCCAGGGAGAGGTAGGCGCTGCGGGCCTCCACGGCAGGGTCGGGGAAGCGCAGCAGACCCACCAGCCGGTAGGCCGCCGCCCCGCGCCCGAGTGTGCCGGGGGCGTACACGTAGACCGGGTCGCCCAGCCGCAGTTTGAGGGCTTTGGCCAGGGCCTGCCCCAGCGCGATGCCCTCGAGGTCGCCCACTGCCGGTAGCGCCCCTTCTACCAGATGCTGCTGGATAAAGCGCGCACGCATCTCGGGCGGGCGCTGGTCGCCCAGGAGCAAGGCCCCCCTCGAGCGGGTCTCGCCAGCGATCAGGGCGGGAACCTCGAGGGCGATGACCCTTGCGGCCTGGGTCTTTTGCGCCAGTTGGGCCTCCACCCCGGCGGCGTTTGGGATCAGCAGATCGCGGAACTCACGCTTTTCCCGGTAGCCCTCCACCCGCACCTGCAGATGCCCCACCGAGGCCGTGAGGTTGTTGTAGATGCCGTTTTCCATGGCCCCCAGAAAACTCAGGTAAAACAGGGTGAAAAACACCGCCAGAGCCACCGCCCCTACCGTCATCAGGCTGCGGCTGCGGTGCCGCCAG
Coding sequences within:
- a CDS encoding ABC transporter ATP-binding protein; this encodes MKPVLQVKELSKIYKVDTVETPALRGVNLEIQPGEFTALAGPSGSGKSTLLHLMGGLDRPTAGEVWLDGVRIDGFSKTRLAHLRLWNLGFVFQAYNLIPVLTALENAAFVLELRGEPREAREEKALRALETLGMKDFAHRRPNQLSGGQQQRVAVARALAAQPKIILADEPTANLDSKTGLALIEHLRTLNRAQGITFVFSTHDPRLLERVDRIVRLEDGQIAA
- a CDS encoding ABC transporter permease; translation: MFNLLSLSWRNIWRHRSRSLMTVGAVALAVFFTLFYLSFLGAMENGIYNNLTASVGHLQVRVEGYREKREFRDLLIPNAAGVEAQLAQKTQAARVIALEVPALIAGETRSRGALLLGDQRPPEMRARFIQQHLVEGALPAVGDLEGIALGQALAKALKLRLGDPVYVYAPGTLGRGAAAYRLVGLLRFPDPAVEARSAYLSLAAAQELAAPGSATRIELHFPFTRYTQDAQLGPIQAQLAQQLGPGLRLESWKEASPAIAQIFDLLTPLVLIFAALFFGLAGLLVLNTIYLSLLERTRELGVIVALGAGPAQVTRMVVLESLLLCSSGALVGGGLGLLSIAALSGGFSLEALYGEVGGVFGLPETIYLSLRAWDIPITLGFALATGLLAAWWPARVAASLEPVEAMRFTA